A region from the Kineothrix sp. IPX-CK genome encodes:
- a CDS encoding branched-chain amino acid ABC transporter permease, translated as MSFISYLINGISLGSVYAIIALGYTMVYGIAKMLNFAHGDVIMVGAFTVFTIVSTLSLPPALGLAIAIIVCTVFGITIERVAYKPLRNAASPLAVLITAIGVSYLLQNLALIIFGANTKSFTSIVTISPLKLADGNMVISGETIVTIVVGIVVMILLTLFINKTKAGQAMLAVSEDKGAASLMGINVNKTIALTFAIGSALAAVAGVLLCSAYPSLTPYTGAMPGIKAFVAAVFGGIGSVPGAMIGGILLGIIEILGKAYISSQMADAIVFAVLIIVLLVKPTGILGKKIQEKV; from the coding sequence ATGAGTTTTATTTCTTATTTAATCAACGGCATCAGTCTCGGCAGTGTATATGCGATTATTGCGCTTGGCTATACGATGGTTTACGGCATTGCAAAGATGCTTAATTTTGCCCATGGCGATGTAATTATGGTGGGGGCTTTTACCGTATTTACCATAGTAAGTACCCTTAGCCTGCCGCCCGCTCTCGGCTTAGCAATTGCAATTATCGTTTGTACCGTATTCGGTATAACGATTGAACGGGTTGCGTATAAACCGCTTCGTAATGCAGCTTCTCCCTTAGCTGTTCTGATTACAGCTATCGGCGTCAGCTACCTGCTCCAAAACTTGGCATTGATCATTTTCGGAGCCAATACTAAATCTTTTACTTCTATAGTTACTATCAGCCCGCTGAAATTAGCGGATGGCAATATGGTGATTTCAGGAGAAACAATTGTGACCATTGTGGTAGGAATCGTAGTTATGATTTTGCTTACCTTATTCATAAATAAGACGAAAGCGGGACAAGCGATGTTAGCCGTATCCGAAGATAAAGGCGCAGCATCTCTAATGGGTATCAATGTGAACAAGACGATAGCGCTTACCTTCGCCATCGGCTCCGCGTTAGCCGCTGTAGCGGGTGTTCTCTTATGCTCCGCATATCCGTCTCTGACGCCCTATACAGGGGCAATGCCCGGTATTAAGGCGTTTGTTGCCGCAGTATTCGGAGGAATCGGCTCCGTTCCCGGCGCTATGATCGGCGGTATTTTATTAGGTATTATCGAGATTTTGGGAAAGGCTTATATTTCCTCTCAAATGGCGGACGCTATTGTTTTTGCAGTATTGATCATCGTCCTTCTCGTAAAGCCTACCGGTATTTTAGGAAAGAAAATACAGGAGAAAGTGTAA
- a CDS encoding GNAT family N-acetyltransferase: protein MTNHEILQIAMQQSAIDSYCQTDDFLSTENKVVISGRQAAARKYLELPFYCDLTSYGNNIVASVSESLVEIVKNYIDKYPAEHCFETPNLLVLIEKLKPFDLNICFMAEYFLPDISIIKPLACKYQLKVMQPMDFDDCYLPEWSNALCENRKPLDVLAVGAFENEKLVGLAGCSADCDTMWQIGVDVLPEYRHQGIASSLTSTLAVEILDRKKVPFYCCAWSNIKSAKNAIRSGFLPTWVQITAKKNDFIDRLNK from the coding sequence ATGACAAATCATGAAATCCTGCAAATTGCAATGCAGCAATCGGCGATAGATAGCTATTGTCAAACTGATGATTTCCTTAGTACAGAAAATAAGGTCGTTATTTCCGGAAGACAAGCCGCCGCCAGGAAATATTTAGAACTGCCCTTTTACTGTGATTTGACTTCATATGGAAATAATATCGTCGCGTCTGTATCGGAGAGCCTGGTTGAAATTGTAAAAAACTATATAGATAAATATCCTGCCGAACATTGCTTTGAAACGCCGAATCTGCTCGTTTTGATCGAAAAGCTTAAACCATTTGATTTAAATATTTGTTTTATGGCAGAATACTTTTTGCCGGATATAAGTATTATTAAACCACTTGCGTGTAAATATCAACTAAAAGTCATGCAGCCAATGGATTTTGACGACTGTTATTTACCTGAATGGAGCAATGCACTTTGTGAGAATCGAAAGCCTCTGGATGTATTAGCCGTGGGGGCATTCGAGAATGAAAAACTGGTTGGTCTTGCAGGATGTTCGGCAGATTGCGATACCATGTGGCAAATAGGCGTTGATGTGCTGCCGGAGTATAGACATCAGGGCATAGCATCATCTCTTACTAGTACCCTTGCAGTTGAAATCCTCGATAGAAAAAAGGTTCCCTTTTATTGTTGTGCATGGTCAAATATAAAATCGGCTAAAAATGCAATAAGAAGCGGATTCCTGCCAACATGGGTACAAATCACCGCAAAGAAAAATGACTTCATTGACCGGTTGAATAAATAA
- a CDS encoding cytidylate kinase-like family protein yields the protein MNKSRCNSKVVITIARQYGSGGRTIGEMLSKDLNVHYYDRELLKLASEESGINERLFVNADEKIKMTHLLKIVKSVYTGQLIPPESDDFISDNNLFNYQAKIIKQLAEDESCVIIGRCADYVLKDNDNVLSVFIHAPKDYCMEQAAKKVSMSSKELEKYIAKIDKSRAEYYKYYTGREWTDARNYDLCLDSSKLGFDRCVEEIKSYIDVRFHD from the coding sequence ATGAATAAATCACGCTGTAATTCGAAAGTGGTTATAACAATTGCAAGACAGTATGGGAGCGGCGGACGTACCATAGGGGAAATGCTGTCCAAAGATTTAAACGTCCACTATTACGACAGGGAACTGCTTAAGCTGGCATCAGAGGAAAGCGGCATAAACGAAAGACTTTTTGTCAATGCTGATGAAAAGATAAAAATGACCCACCTGCTAAAGATAGTCAAAAGTGTATATACGGGACAACTGATTCCTCCGGAAAGCGACGATTTTATCTCGGATAACAACTTATTTAATTATCAGGCAAAGATTATCAAGCAGCTTGCTGAGGATGAATCCTGTGTCATTATCGGACGTTGCGCTGATTATGTGTTAAAAGACAACGATAACGTATTAAGCGTTTTTATCCACGCTCCAAAGGATTATTGTATGGAACAGGCCGCTAAAAAAGTCAGTATGTCATCTAAGGAATTAGAAAAATACATAGCCAAAATAGATAAAAGCAGAGCAGAATATTATAAGTATTACACGGGAAGAGAGTGGACGGATGCCAGAAATTACGATTTATGTCTGGACAGTTCTAAACTAGGCTTCGACCGATGTGTGGAGGAAATAAAGTCGTATATCGATGTGAGGTTTCATGACTGA
- a CDS encoding branched-chain amino acid ABC transporter permease: protein MNKISRIHPKKLNKITKNNFITYAIVLVLYIVVQLLLVTGNISSLMEGLLVPLCIYVMLAISLNLTVGILGELSLGHAGFMCVGAFAGAFFSKCVDGSIPDGVRFIIALFIGAVVAGIFGILIGIPVLRLKGDYLAIVTLAFGEIIKNLVNVMYIGRDKNGFHFSMKDFLSLNMDAEGEIIVNGAQGITGTPHDASFTVGVLLIFLSLVIILNLIHSRDGRAIMSIRDNRIAAESIGINITKYKLMAFSISAAIAGVAGALYAHNLSTLTALPKNFGYNMSIMILVFVVLGGIGNIRGSIISAIVLTLLPELLRGLSDYRMLIYAIVLIAMMLFNWSPKAIEWKERMREKYFPKRLSKEKEVK from the coding sequence ATGAATAAAATATCCAGGATACATCCTAAAAAATTAAACAAAATAACAAAAAATAATTTTATCACTTATGCAATAGTACTGGTGTTATATATTGTAGTTCAGCTATTATTAGTTACCGGCAATATATCCAGTCTGATGGAAGGCCTTTTGGTTCCTCTTTGCATCTATGTGATGTTAGCTATATCCCTTAATTTAACTGTAGGCATTTTAGGTGAACTTAGCTTGGGACATGCCGGCTTCATGTGCGTAGGTGCCTTTGCCGGTGCATTTTTCTCGAAGTGTGTGGACGGCTCTATACCGGACGGAGTGCGTTTCATCATCGCTCTTTTTATCGGGGCTGTTGTGGCAGGTATCTTCGGCATCTTAATCGGTATCCCGGTTCTTAGGCTGAAGGGTGACTATCTGGCTATCGTTACTTTAGCCTTCGGAGAAATCATTAAGAACCTTGTAAATGTTATGTATATAGGAAGAGATAAGAATGGCTTTCATTTCTCCATGAAGGATTTTCTTTCCCTGAATATGGACGCGGAAGGAGAGATTATCGTAAACGGTGCGCAGGGTATTACCGGAACTCCCCACGATGCCAGCTTTACCGTAGGAGTTCTTCTGATATTCTTATCTTTGGTTATCATATTGAATCTGATTCATTCGAGAGACGGGCGGGCAATCATGTCCATCCGCGACAACCGCATTGCTGCTGAATCCATCGGAATCAATATTACAAAATATAAATTGATGGCGTTTTCCATATCCGCGGCTATTGCAGGCGTTGCAGGGGCACTGTATGCCCACAATTTATCTACACTTACCGCACTTCCCAAGAATTTCGGCTACAATATGTCTATTATGATTCTTGTGTTCGTAGTACTTGGCGGCATCGGGAACATCAGAGGCTCTATCATTTCGGCAATCGTACTCACCTTATTGCCGGAGCTTTTAAGAGGCTTAAGTGATTATCGAATGCTCATTTACGCGATTGTATTGATCGCTATGATGTTATTTAACTGGAGTCCGAAAGCGATTGAATGGAAAGAGCGCATGAGAGAGAAATATTTCCCTAAGAGGCTTTCCAAAGAAAAGGAGGTTAAATAG
- a CDS encoding ABC transporter ATP-binding protein, with protein sequence MAMLEIRDLEVYYGVIRAIRGISFDVNEGEVIALIGANGAGKTTILHTITGLLSPKAGSITFEGQDITKVPGYKIVSMGMAHVPEGRRVFSELTVLQNLKMGAYTRKDKSEIEETLKAVYKRFPRLEERQNQVSGTLSGGEQQMLAMGRALMSHPKIILMDEPSMGLSPIFVNEIFDIIREVSESGTTVLLVEQNAKKALSIADRAYVLETGDIVLEGKASNLLNDDSIKKAYLGEA encoded by the coding sequence ATGGCAATGCTTGAAATCAGGGATTTGGAAGTGTATTACGGCGTAATTCGAGCCATCAGAGGTATTTCCTTCGACGTAAACGAGGGCGAGGTCATCGCTTTGATCGGCGCCAACGGCGCGGGCAAGACGACTATCCTCCATACGATAACCGGGTTGCTTTCCCCAAAAGCAGGAAGCATTACCTTTGAAGGGCAGGATATAACGAAGGTTCCCGGATATAAAATCGTATCTATGGGAATGGCCCATGTGCCCGAAGGAAGACGAGTTTTCTCAGAGCTTACAGTGCTTCAGAATCTGAAAATGGGTGCTTATACGCGTAAAGATAAAAGCGAAATCGAAGAAACATTAAAGGCTGTTTATAAAAGGTTTCCCCGCTTAGAGGAACGCCAGAATCAGGTTTCCGGTACACTCAGCGGCGGAGAGCAGCAGATGTTGGCTATGGGAAGAGCCCTTATGTCACATCCCAAAATTATTCTTATGGATGAACCTTCCATGGGCCTATCGCCCATCTTTGTGAACGAGATTTTCGATATTATCAGAGAGGTAAGCGAGAGCGGTACAACGGTTCTTTTGGTGGAGCAGAATGCGAAGAAGGCACTTTCCATCGCAGACCGTGCTTACGTGCTCGAAACGGGTGATATCGTTCTGGAGGGAAAAGCAAGCAATCTTTTAAACGATGATTCCATCAAAAAGGCTTATCTTGGCGAAGCGTAA
- a CDS encoding ABC transporter ATP-binding protein, protein MALLEIKNLTISFGGLRAVDDFNIEVTEGQLYGLIGPNGAGKTTVFNLLTGVYKPNEGIIKLDDKDITGLKTMDINKAGIARTFQNIRLFKALSVLDNVKAGLHNNYHYSAIEGILRLPSYFRVEKEMNERAMELLKVFDLDKEADYLASNLPYGKQRKLEIARALATNPKLLLLDEPAAGMNPNETGELMDTIRFVRDEFKMTILLIEHDMKLVSGICEELTVLNFGRVLTQGKTGTVLNDPQVITAYLGE, encoded by the coding sequence ATGGCATTACTGGAAATAAAAAATTTAACCATTTCTTTTGGCGGACTGAGAGCGGTGGACGATTTTAATATCGAAGTAACGGAAGGGCAGTTATACGGTCTTATCGGGCCTAACGGCGCCGGAAAAACTACAGTATTCAATCTCCTGACAGGTGTATATAAACCCAATGAAGGGATTATCAAATTGGATGATAAAGATATCACAGGCTTAAAAACCATGGATATCAATAAGGCCGGCATCGCCAGAACATTTCAAAATATCCGGCTCTTTAAAGCGTTATCGGTATTGGATAACGTGAAAGCAGGACTTCATAACAATTATCATTATTCGGCAATAGAGGGAATTCTCAGGCTTCCTTCCTATTTCAGGGTGGAAAAAGAGATGAACGAGCGGGCTATGGAGCTTTTGAAGGTCTTCGACCTGGATAAGGAAGCCGATTATCTGGCTTCAAATCTCCCTTATGGAAAGCAGCGCAAATTAGAAATTGCCAGAGCGCTGGCAACGAATCCAAAGCTATTGCTTCTCGATGAGCCTGCGGCAGGTATGAACCCGAACGAAACCGGAGAGTTGATGGACACAATTCGTTTTGTAAGAGATGAATTCAAAATGACCATTTTATTGATAGAGCACGATATGAAATTAGTTTCCGGTATTTGTGAAGAGCTTACGGTACTCAATTTCGGCCGCGTTCTTACACAAGGTAAAACAGGAACGGTGCTCAACGATCCTCAAGTAATTACAGCATATCTTGGAGAATAG